Within the Tessaracoccus flavescens genome, the region ACGCGCACCTGCTCACCGCGCTCGACACGCTGTTCTCCGATCAGGAGACGCTTTCACGCAACCTCGTCAGCGGCTTCCTCGACCCCACCCCCGGGCTCGACTGATGCGCACCCGGCTCGGCTTCGGGCTCGGCACCCTCGGGCGCGACATGGTCGCGGCGCTCGTGTCGATGTACCTGCTGTTCTACCTGACCGATGTGTTGGAGATCAGCGGGCCCGAACTGGCGGTGATCACGGCGATCCTGGTGCTGATGCGGGTCTTCGACGCCGTCAACGACCCCGTGATGGGCGTGATCGTCGACAACACGAGGAGCCGGTGGGGGAAGTTCCGTCCGTGGATCTTCTGGGGTGCCCTGCTCTGGGCCGTGGCCACCCTGCTGATGTTCTTCGACTTCGGGGCGACCGGATGGTCCTACGTCATCGTGTTCACCGTCGTCTACATCGTCTACGAGATCGCCTACACGATCAACGACATCTCCTACTGGTCGATGCTGCCTTCGTTGACCCAGGACCAGAAGGAGCGCGAGAAGATCGCCGTGGTGGCCCGGATCTGCGCCAACGTCGGCCTGTTCTCCGTCGCGGTAGGCCTCGTCCCCGTCACCGGCATGCTGTCGGATGCGCTCGGATCGACACAGATGGCGTGGTTCGTGGTGGCCCTCGCGCTCGTGGTGATCATGCTCGCCTTCCAGTCGCTGACGCTGATCATGACGCGCGAGCACGTCGCGGCGACGACGGAGTCCACCCCGCTGCGTGAACTGTTCTCCGTGATCCTGCGCAACGACCAGTTGCTGTGGGTGACGCTCGCCATGGTCGCCTACATGGCAGGCTACGGCGCGACCACCTCGTTCGGCCTCTACTACTTCAAGTACATCTTCGGCGACGAGGGCGCCTACCCGATCTTCGCCGCGATCCTCGGCGTCACCCAGATCACCGCGCTCGCCCTCTTCCCACTCGTGTCCCGAAGGCTGCGCCGGGGACAGATCCACCTGCTTGCGACGGTCTTGTGCGTGCTCGGCTACCTGGTGTTCCTCGCCGCGGGCACCTCGCTTCCGCTCGTCGCCGTGGCAGGCGTGCTCCTGTTCACCGGCCAGGGCGCCATCCAATTGCTGATGGTGATGTTCATCGCGGACTCCGTCGAGTACGGCCAGTGGAAGCTCGGCCGCCGCAACGAGTCGGTGACCTTCTCGCTCCAGCCGTTCATCTACAAGCTGGGCAATGCCATCTCCAGCGGCATCGTCGGCTACACGCTGATCCTCTCGGGGATCGACGTGGCCACGTCGGCCTCCGATGTCACTGACACGGGGGCGGCCCAGTTCAAGGTGGCCATGCTGGTGATCCCCATGCTGTTGATGGTGGCGAGCTACCTGATCCTGCGTTCGCGCTACAAGCTGGACGAGGAGACCTACGCGGGGATCCTGCGTGACCTGAAGGAGAGGCGAGACGATGGCGTTCCAGCCACTGACCAGGCGTAGCACCGTCCGCGATGTCTACCGCACCGCCGTCGGCCGTGACGTGATCGACAAGCTGCTGCTGCAGTCGGGGGTCCCACGGGCGGCCGTCTCGGCCGCCGGAGCGCTGCGGCTGTCTCTGATCGACCGGCTCACCTCCCGCTTCACGGGTCCAGGGTTCATCGATGCCATCATCAAGTTGGTCAACTCCGAGGCCGACCTGCCGCTCGAGGGGCTGTCTCCCGACCCGGTCCCGTGGTGGCAGGAGGCGGTGTTCTACCAGATCTATCCCCGCTCGTTCGCCGACTCCGACGGCGACGGGATCGGCGATCTGCGCGGCATCATCTCCCGCCTCGATCACCTCGCCGACCTCGGTGTCGACTGCGTCTGGCTCTCCCCCATCTTCGACTCCCCCAACCAGGACATGGGCTATGACGTGCGTGACTACCGCGCCGTCATGGAGGAGATGGGCACCCTCGAGGATCTCGACGAGCTCATCCGCGGCTGTCACGAGCGCGGGATGCGGATCATCCTCGACCTCGTGGTCAATCACACCTCCGACCAGCACGCCTGGTTCCAGGAGGCGCTCCTGGACCCGGACGGCCCGTACGGCGACTACTACTTTCTGGAGCGGGGCGATCCGAAGACCCCTCCGAACAATTGGACCTCGTTCTTCTCGGGCCCGGCGTGGCGCTGGTTCCCGGAGGCAGGGCGCTGGGCGCTCCACCTGTTCGCCGACGGCCAGATGGACCTGCGCTGGGACAATCCGGACGTGCGCCGGGAGGTGGCAGACATCGTCGGCTGGTGGCTCGAGCGCGGCATCGACGGCTTCCGGCTGGACGTGATCAACTACATCTCCAAGCCGGAGGGGCTGCCCGACGGCAACGCCTTCGTGGGCGCGCTGATGGGTTTCGTGGGGGTCGAGCATTACTTCTACGGACCGCGCCTCGGCGAGTTCCTGCGCGGTCTGCGCCGCGACGGCTTCACCAGGGACCGGCCGCCAGCCTCGACCCCTCGACGACGACTTGACGACGGCTCTCTCGGCGACCCGCTACCCCCTGACCCCGTCGGGGTGATGGTGGGTGAGACGCCCGGAGTGGGCGTGCAGCTCGGCCGCCTGCTCAGCGGCGGTGGTCGCGACCAGCTGGACCTGATCTTCAACTTCGACGTCCTCGACACCCCCGGACACACGCGCTGGGACGACTACGTCTACGACCCCGAGTACCTGAAGCGCTTCTACCGGACCTACCTCAGCGAGCTCAGCCCCAATGACTGGATCGCCGTGTTCCTCGACAACCACGACAATCCCCGGATGCTGAGCAAGCTGGCGGGAGGGGCGGAGCGGGATCCGGCCGTGCGGACGGCGGTCGGGAAGCTGCTCGCCACCGTCCAGCTCACGATGCGCGGCACCCCCTTCCTCTACCAGGGACAGGAGCTGGCCGCCGTCAACCAGGGCTTTGAGCACATCGACCAGCTCCGCGACGTCGAGTCGGTGAACCGCCACGCGGAGCTGCTGGCGGAGGGGGTGGGCCCGCGTGCCCTGTGGCGTCAGATCCTCGCCGGGTCGCGCGACCACGCGAGGGTGCCGATGCGCTGGACCCGGGAAGGCGGGTTCGGCGACGCCGTCGCCTGGTTGGAGGGCCGCGACGAGGCGCCCGGGTTCTCGGCGGCCGAGCAGGTCCCCGATCCCGCCTCCGTCTACGCCTGGCACCGTGACCTGATCGCGCTGCGGCGTCACCATCGGGCGCTGACGCTCGGCGACCTGACCTGGGTCCGTCCCGAGGTGAAGGGCTATCTCGCCTACGAGCGCAGCCTCGACGGCGAGCGGTTCCTGATCGAGACCAACCTGAGCCCGAAACAGCGCAGGCGGCCGAAGCTGACGGGGCGGATCGTCCCGGTCCTCGGCGGCCCGAGGGAGTCCACCATGCGCCCGTGGGAGGCGATCGTCAGCCGGATCGACTGAGTCCTCCACCGGTGTGCTCCAGCCCGGACTGCCGGCCTTCGGGGCCCTGCTGCGCCGCGACGACCTGGTGGCGTTGCTGGACGAGGCGGCCTGAACGACGCACGGCCCGGCACCCTCCGGGGTGTCGGGCCGTCGTCTACCGGTCAGAGGCGGAGGAACTCGCGGAACTCGTCGCAGCACTTCTCGGCGCGCTCGCGGCTCGGCAGCTCGCAGAAGATGCGCAGCAGCGGCTCGGTGCCAGAGAAGCGGGCGATGATCCAGCCCTCCTCGAAGTACACCTTGCAGCCGTCCTCGTACGAGGTGCGCACCACCGGCTCGCTGAACTCGGGGAGCTTCTTCTCCACCATCAAGGTGTTGAGAATCTCGGGCTTGCGCTCCGGGTCGAAGGCGAAGTCGGTCTCCGCCATGTAGTGCGGTGGGAACTGCCCGGTGATCTCCTCGTAGATCTGGCTCATCGGTTTGCCCACCACGGCGATCATCTCCACTAGCAGTGCGGCGGCGTAGATGCCGTCCTTGCCGGAGATGTGTCCGCGCACGGTCAGGCCTCCGGAGCTCTCGCCGCCGATGATCGCGTCGGTCTCGAGCATCTTGCCCGAGATCCACTTGAAGCCCACCGGTACCTCGTAGGCCTGCTCGCCGAACTTCGCAGCCAGGTCGTCGAGCAGGGACGTGGTCGCCACGTTGCGCACGACGGCACCCTTCCAGCCCTTGTACTTGAGCAGGTACCAGTAGAGGATCACCAGCAGCTGGTTGGGATGCAGGAAGTGGCCCTTGTCGTCGATGATGCCGATCCGGTCGGCGTCACCGTCGGTGGCGATGCCCAGGTCGCAGTGGTTCTCGACCACGAAGCGCGAGAGGGCCTGCAGCGTGTGCGACGTGGGCGAGGGAAGCCGACCGCCGAACAGCGTGTCGTGGCGGTCGTTGATCACCTCGACGTCCACGCGGGCGGTCATCAGGATCGTCTGCAGCGAGGTCTTCGAGACGCCGAACATCGGGTCGAGGGCGACCTTGAGGCCCGCCTCACGGATGGCCTCCATGTTGATCTGGGAGATGATCGAGTCGATGTAGCCGTTGAAGGTGTTGACCTCCTGGATCTCACCGGAGGCGATCGCCTTTGCGTAGGCGACGCTCGGGATGTCGGCCTCGGGCGCCCCCTCGAGGGCCTCCATCCGGCGCTCGACGTCCAGCGTCACGTCCTCGTCTGCGTCCTTGCCTCCACGGGTGAAGACCTTGATGCCGTTGTAGAGGGCGGGGTTGTGCGACGCGGTGATTGCCATGCCGTAGGGGAAGTCGCGGTCCTTGACGGTCCACATGATCAGCGGGGTGGGCGCCTGCGCCATCTTGATCACCTGGGTGGGGATGCCGTAGCCGGCGAAGACCTCCGCCGCCCACTCTGCCGCGACGTCGGAGAGGAACCGTCGGTCGTAGCCGATCACGATGCCCTCCCCCGCAACGCCCTCGTCCTGCATCCTCGTGGCGAGCGCGGCCGCGAGCAGCCGAACGTTCGCCCGGGTGAATTCGTCGCCGATGATCGCGCGCCAGCCGCCAGTTCCAAATTTGATTCGAGCCACGGTGCAACCCTAGACCCGCCGCACCGCGTGAGCGGTCACCAGAGCGAGCGAATGCGCACAGTGTTTGCGCGCACCGCTCAAACAGGTTGTGCGTTTGGCTGCGGCTCAGGCGAGGTCGATCAGCTCGGCGTAGTCGTCGGACCAGAGGTCCTCGACGCCGTCGGGAAGCACGAGGACGCGGTCGGGCTGCAGGGCCTCGACGGCGCCTGGATCGTGGGTGACGAGGACCACCGAGCCGGCGTAGGTACGCAGCGCGTTGAGCACCTCGGCCCGCGAGGCGGGGTCGAGGTTGTTGGTCGGCTCGTCGAGGAGCAGCACGTTGGCCGCGGAGACGACGAGCATGGCAAGGGAGAGCCTCGTCTTCTCGCCGCCCGAGAGCACCTTTGCGGGCTTTGCCACGTCATCGCCGGTGAACAGGAACGAGCCGAGCACCTTGCGCACGTCGGTGTCGTTCAGGTTCGGCGAGGCGGAGACCATGTTGTCGAGCACGCTGCGCTCCACGTCGAGGGTCTCGTGTTCCTGGGCGTAGTAACCCACGCGTGCCCCGTGGCCGAGCTCGACCGTTCCGGCGCTCGGCTCCTCGATGCCGTAGAGGATGCGCAGCATGGTGGTCTTTCCCGCACCGTTGAGGCCGAGGATGACCACCTTCGAGCCACGGTCGACGGCGAGATCGACCGCCGTGAACACCTCGAGCGAACCGTAGGACTTGCTCAGCCCGAAGCCGCGTACGGGGGTCTTGCCCGACGGGGCGGGATCCGGGAAGCGGATCTTGGCGACCTGGTCCTGCGCGCGCTCCCCCTCGACGCCTGCGAGTAGCTTCTCCGCGCGCTTTGCCATGTTCTGCGCGGCGACGGCCTTCGTGGCCTTGGCCCGCATCTTGTCGGCCTGGGCCATCAGCTGGGCGGCCTTGCGCTCGGCGTTGTGCAGTTCGCGCCTGCGTCGCTTCTCGTCGGTCTCGCGCTGCAGCAGGTAGCGCTTCCAGTCCATGGAGTAGATGTCCAGCTCTGCCCGGTTGGCGTCGAGGTGGAAGACCTTGTTCACGACGGCCTCGAGCAGCGCCGTGTCGTGGGAGATGATGATCAGCCCGCCGGAGAATCCCTGCAGGTAGCTGCGCAGCCAGACGATGGAGTCGGCGTCGAGGTGGTTGGTCGGCTCGTCGAGGAGCAGGGTGTCGGCATCGGAGAAGAGGATCCGTGCGAGCTCGATGCGTCGCCGCTGACCTCCCGAGAGCGTCTTGAGTGGCTGGGCGAGCACCCGGTCAGGCAGTCCGAGGTTCGACGCGATCCGCGCGGCCTCCGACTCGGCCGCGTAGCCGCCTGCCGCGAGGAAGGCGGCCTCTGCGCGAGCGTAGGCCGACATGGCCTCGTCGCGCTCGGCGCCGTCGGTGCTCGACATGAGTTCTTCGGTGCGCCGCATCCTGGCGATGGCCTGGTCGAGGCCACGGGCGCCGAGGATCCGGTCGCGGGCGATCTGCTCGGGATCGCCGGAGCGTGGGTCCTGGGGGAGGTAGCCGAGCTGGCCGCTGCGATTGACCGTCCCGCCAGCCGGCTGGGACTCCCCCGCGAGGATCCGGGTCATGGTGGTCTTTCCCGCGCCGTTGCGGCCGACCAGTCCGATCCGGTCTCCCGGGATGATCTGGAAGCTCACTGGCTCCAGCAACAGACGGGCCCCTGCCCGCACCTCGAGATCCTTCACCTGCAACACCGATCCAGTCTCGCGGTCCGGGGCCGCCTGAGCAAACTGGAGGGGCGCGATCATAGCCTCAGGGGGCGGCAAACGCGCCCCTCTTGGGCGTCTTCATGGACGAAGGGATACCCTGCTGACATGGCGCAGATCATCCGGGTTCTCCTCGCGGAGGACGATCCACTCGCCCAGCGGGCGGTGGCGGCATATCTGTCGCGAACCAGGGACATCGAGCTCGTGGCCACCGCAGCCGACGGCGTTGCCGCGGTCCAGCAGGCGACCCGGCTGCGCCCCGATGTCGCGATCGTCGACATCAACATGCCGAAGCTGAGCGGCATCGAGGTGACCCGGCGGATCACAGTCGAACCGGTCGACTCCAAGGTGGTGTGCTTCACCGCCCTCGGCGACGATCTGACGCTCAGCCGGGCCCTCGCGGCAGGGGCCTCCGGCTTCCTGCTGAAGACCGACAGCCCCGGACTCATCCAGCACGGGATCCGGGCCGCCTTCAACGGCGACGCCCTCGTCTCGCCGCAGCTCGTCACGGGGCTCCTGCGCGCGCACCTCCAGGTGCACAGCGAACCTCCGCCGGACCTGTCGCCCGCCGACCTGCGGCTCCTCGGTTTGCTGGGTCAGGGGCTCAGCAACGCGGAGATCGGCGAGAAGATGTTCCTCGCCACCAGCACGGTCAAGAGCTACGTGAGCAGGCTGCTCACGCGGCTGGACCTGCGCAACCGGACCGCACTCGCCGCGAGAGCTCACGAATGGGGCCTCGTGCATGAGGGATAATGGTCGCACTGAGGGCGCTAGCTGTTCACCCCGGATAGGTTGGGTACGCGCGCGGCTGGGGGATGTCCCTTGAGCGCGGTGTGGCCTCGGTGGTGATTGTAATGGTGCAGCCATTGGTCGAAGGCGGCGACTCGCTGGGTTTCGGAGGTGTAGGGCTGGGCATAGGCCCATTCCTCGAGCATGATGCGGTTGAACCGTTCGACTTTGCCGTTGGTTTGGGGTCGGTAGGGGCGGGTGCGTTTGTGTGTGATGTCGTCGCCGAGAGCCTTTTTGAAGGCGTTGGAGCGGTAGCAGGCGCCGTTGTCAGTCAAGACTCGTGTCACGGTGATCCCGGCGGCGTTGAAGAAGGCGTTGGCGCGTTGCCAGAACGCGGCGGCGGTTTCCTTCTTCTCGTCGGTCAGGATTTCGCTGTAGGCCAAGCGGGAGTGGTCGTCGACGGCGTTGTGGATGTAGGCATACCCGGGCCGGCGGTTCGTGGCGGTTCTGGTCTTGTTCCGGGTACCCGCGGCACGGCCCAGCACTTTGTGGCCGCCGCCGTCGGGGATCCGGCCGAGTTTCTTGATGTCGACGTGGACCAGGTCGCCGGGGGCGGCGTGCTCGTAGCGGCGTTTCTCGGCGCGTGAGGTTTTGATCCTGGCTCCGGTAGCAGGATCGGTCCATCGCAGGGGTGGGCAGCCGTAGCGCCTGATGACCTTGTGGACCGTCGAGGGGTTCAGGTGAAGGTGGTAGGCGATCCGGGCCGGGCCCCAGCGCTTGGTTACACGCAACCCGACGATGCGACGCTCGGTGCGCTGCGAGAGTTGATGCGGGCAATGCTTCGGGCGAGAGGACTTGTCGACCATCCCGGCCAGGCCCTGTTCGCGGTAACGCTGCGCCCAGCGGCGGGCGGTGTTGACCGCGACACCGAAACGTTCCGCGGCTCGCCGCAGGGTCCAGCCCTGGTCAACGACGAGCTGGGCCAGGTGCAGACGTCCGGTTTCGGTGAGTATGGCGTTACGGTGGGGCATGGAAGACCTCTGTTTCGTGAAATGGGTTCTGTCGTAAGTCCCACACTTCACTCAGAGGTCTTCCCCTATGTCCAGCAGACCCGCCGCGCGTACTCAATCTCCGTGGTCAGTACAGCTAGCCATCAGATCGGATCGGAGGCAGCTATGCACAATCTTCCAGAGTTGATCACCATCGTGGCGCCGACCGCGTCACTACTGTGGCCGTACTATCGGCGGCTGGTCCGCATCGGTTCCCGCCCGACGCGGCCTCAGGGACTCTGCAACATCATCCCGTCCCTCTGCAGTCGCTGGTGACGCATCCGACCTCGCGGCCTCTGCCCCAGTCCCCCTATCTGGAGGTCGTGCTCGCAGGCACCGCGCTGGTCGGAGTCATGGGCGTGCGAATCTTCCTGCAGTCGTACCAGCCCGCACCCCATTGGGTCGCAGACATCGTGCTGTGTGCCGTCGCGATGCTCGCCGCGAGGCGGCCGCTGGCCGCGGCCCTCACACAGGTCGGCGTGTTCGCCATGATTCTCGCGTTCCTGCCCACCTACGTCGGGATGGGCTTCCTCGGCGCCTTCGTGGTGATCTTCGCGCTGTTTCGGCTTCAAGTTCCCTACCGCTGGTGGATGAGCGCCCTCGTGTGGGGCTTCGGTCTCTGCGTCTTCGCACGAGTCACGCGATCGGTGGGCGAAACGCTCAGCAGCGCGCTGCTGATGCTCGTCCTCCTGCTGCTCAGCATCGGCGGCGCTGTCGTCTGGCGCAGGATGGCTCTTGCCGCCGAGCAGACCCGGGAACTCTCGGCACGGCGGATGTCCGCGCTTCGGGTCGCCCTTGCCCGCGACCTGCATGACACGGTCGCACAGACCCTCTCCCACGCGGCGATGCGCGCCTATCTCGCCTCGGACGACGACTCGCTCTCCCCCCAGGCCCGCCAGGACCTGGATGCGATCGCCGAGGAGTGCACCAACTCGGCACGGGACCTCCGCCAGCTGTTGACGGCGCTGCGTGAGTTCGAGGGCGAGACCGTTGAGACCGGGGACACCCCGTCCGATGCGGTCGAACTCGAGGCGAGCATCGAGCGCCAGCGCGAGCGGCTCCTCACCGCAGGGCTCGACCCTGACATCGCGCTCGACCTGGCAGACCTCAGCCCTGCCCAGGCGACGACGCTTGCGAAGATCACGGTCGAGGCCGTGAGCAACATGATCAAGCACGCCCCACCCGGTAGCCGGTGCGCGATCCGGCTCAGCTCCGACGAGTTGGTCGCCACCGCGCGCTACTCCAACCCCTCGCGGGCCTTGACCCCGCCGCAGCCCGGCACCGGGCTGATCGGCGTTCACGAGCGCGCCGGACTCCTCGGCGGCACGAGCGAGCAGACGCTCTCCGACGGCATCTGGGAACTGCGGGTCACGCTGCCGCTCGACTACCAGAGCGGCACCGCCGAGCGGTCGGCTCAGGCCAGACGCTCCTGACTCGCGGCGGCCCGGTTGCGGCGCCCGACGAGGACGGCGTCGACAGCGAACGCCGCGATCGCCAGCCACACGAGGGCGAAGCCGGCCCACCGCGACGCGGGCATCGGCTCATGGAAGACGAGCCAGCCGAGGAGGAACTGGCCGATCGGCGCGATGTACTGCAGCATCCCGAGCGTGACCATCGACACGTTGCGGGCCGCGTCGGCGAACAGCAGCAGCGGCACGGCGGTCACAATCCCGGTCGTGGCCATGAGCGCCCCGTAGCCCGAGAGCGGCTCCACGGTCGCGCCGCCGGTCGCCGCGAGGTAGCCGAGGAAGCCGATGGCGATCGGCGCCACCGCTCCCGTCTCGAAGGCGAGGCCAGGCAGCGGCGCCACGGAACGCCCCGCCAGCTTCTTGACGAGCGAGTAAGTGCCGAAGCTGAGCGCGAGCGCCAGCGCGATCCATGGCACCTGTCCGTAGCCGACGATCAGCACGATGACGGCGACCGCGCCGAACCCGAGGGCGACCCACTGGCCGGGGCGGAGCCGCTCCCGCAGCACGATCACGCCGAGCAGCGCGACGGCGAGCGGGTTGATGAAGTAGCCGAGCGCGGCGTCGAGGGTGCGCCCTGTCGAGACGCCGTAGACGTAGGTGGTCCAGTTGACTGCGATCAGCAGCCCGGCGGCGGCGAGGTAGGCAGCGACGCGTCTGTCGCGCCAGATGTCGCGGAGGTCGCCCAGCCTGCGCAGCGCGGTGAGCAGGATCAGGCAGAAGACGAGCGACCAGAGGGCCCGGTGGGCGACGACCTCGAAGGCGCCGGAGCGCGCGAAGAGCAGGAAGTAGAGCGGGAAGAGTCCCCACAGCAGGTAGGCGACCACGCCGCTGGCCAGTCCCGGTTGTCTCACGCGGGCGAGGCTACCCGCACCGTCGCATCGCGTCGCGCCGGGTCCGTGCAGGGAAGGGCGGGTCGCCCAACGGCCCGCCCACTCCCCTGTGCCAGGTCAGGCCTGGTCGACCCTCTCCATGAAATCGAGGATCGCTGCGTTCCATTGGGCGGCGTGCGAGTCGTTTGCGCCGTGGGGTGCGCCCTCGATCACCACCAGCTCCGCCCCGTCGACGTACTGCGGCATGCGCTCGCCCGATGCGGCCATCGGCACGTTCTGGTCGCCGTCTCCGTGGATGACGAGGGTGGGCACGTCGATCCGGCGGCAGTCATCGCGCAGGTCGGTTGCCCAGATGAGGATGGTCTCGACCGCGGCCCTGGCTCCCGACTGGCGGGCGAGGCGAAGCCCCTCGTCGCGCACGCCCTCGGACACCTGAAGCCCGCCGTCGGGGGTGCTGTAGAAGGTCGTGATGAAGTCGGAGAGGAACCCGTCGCGGTCGTCGGCGCAGGCCTTCGACATCTTCTCGAACTCCTCGTACGGCATGGCTGCGTCCGGGTTGTTTTCGGTGATGCAGAGCGCAGGGGCGATGGATCCGGAGAAGATCAGGCCTGCGACGCGCGGGTTGCGTCGGCCACCGATCCTCGCGGCCTCGCCGCCACCCATCGAGAAGCCGAGGACTACGGCTCCCTGCAGATCGAGCTGCTCGAGGAGGGTCTCGAGATCGTCGGTGAGGGTGTCGTAGTCGTAGCCCCCCTCCGGTTTCGACGAGGTCCCGAACCCGCGCCGGTCGTAGGTGACCACCCGGTATCCGGCGTCCTGGAGGACGGGGATGTTGCTGGCGAACGCGTCGCCGGAGAGGGGCCAGCCGTGAATCAGCACGATCGGTCGGCCATCACCCCCGGTGTCGGAATAGTTCAGCTTGACGTCATCGGCCGTGGTCACAAACGGCATCATCGCCTCCTCGGGTAGGTCCGTTCAGCCTACGTCGGAGAGGCGATGATGTCGGGCGTTCCTAGAGGTTGTAGCCGATGGCGCGCAGCTGCTCGCGGCCGTCCTCGGAGATCATCTCGAGCGTCCACGGCGGCAGCCAGACCCAGTTGATGGTCACGGAGTTGGCGAGACCGTCGAGCACGTACCTGGTGTCGTACTCGATCTTGTCCGTGAGCGGGCAGGTCGGCGAGGTGAGCGTCATGTCGAGCGTGACGTTGGCCTCGTCGTCGATCTGCGCGCCGTAGAGCAGGCCGAGGTCGACGACGTTGACCATCAGCTCGGGGTCGACGACGTCTTTCATGGCCTCGAGGATCTCGTCCTCGGTGGGGACGATCTTCGTCGGCCCCGTCTGGGTGCTGGTGTCGACGTCGGGGAGCTCGTCCTTGACGAGGTCGCTCGGACGCTGATCCGGGTTGTACATCAGTTCTCCTTGGCGGTGGCTTGCAGGGTGGCGTCACGCAGGGCTGACCACCCGAGGAGGGCGCACTTGACGCGCGCCGGGAACTTGGAGACGCCCGCGAACGCGATGGCGTCCTCAAAGCGGTCCTCGTCCGGTTCGATCCTGCCCTGGGACTGCATCATCTCCAGGAACTCGTCGTGCAGTTCGAGCGCGTGCCCTGTGCTGCCTCCGATGAGCAGGTCGGTCATGACGGACGTGGAGGCCTGCGAGATGGAGCAGCCCTCACCCTCGTAGGAGATGTCCGTGATGGTGTCGCCGTCCACGTGCACGCGGAGCGTCAGCTCGTCGCCGCAGGACGGGTTCACGTGGTGCACCTCGGCGTCGTAGCCGTCGCGCAGTCCGCTGTGGTGCTTCTCGCGGTAGTGGTCGAGGATGATCGTCTGGTACAGCTCGTCGATGTTCATGCGGCCCTCCTCAGAAGCGCGGGGCGAAGTAGTCGCGGGTGAACACGAGCGCGTCGGCGAGCGCGTCGATCTCCCCCGTGGTGGTGTACAGGTAGCTGGAGGCGCGGGTCGAGCTCTGGGCGCCGAGGCGCTTGTGCAGTGGCCGTGCGCAGTGGTGGCCGCCGCGGATGGCGACGCCGCGCGAGTCGAGCACCTGCATGACGTCGTGCGGATGGACGCCGGCGAGGTTGAAGGAGATGGCGCTTCCACGGTCGACGGCCTCGGTCGGGCCGAGGATCCGCAGCCCGTCGATGGAAGCCATCTTGTCGAGCGCGTAGGCGGTCAGCTCATGCTCGTGGGCCTCGACCGCTTCCATGCCAAGCCCGTTGAGGTAGTCGACGGCCGCGCCGAGGCCGACGGCCTGCGCGATCGGCGGGGTGCCAGCCTCGAAGCGGTGCGGCGGCGCGGCGTAGGTGGAGCGCTCCATCTCGACGATCTCGATCATCTCGCCGCCTCCCAGGAAGGGAGGCAGCTCGGCGAGGAGGTCGTAGCGGCCCCAGAGGATGCCGATGCCCGTAGGGCCGACCATCTTGTGGCCGGTGAAGGCGACGAGGTCGGCCCCGAGCGCGGTGACATCGCTCGCCTGGTGCGGGACGGCCTGCGAGGCGTCGACGACCATCACGGCACCGACGGCATGCGCCTTGGCCGCGATGTCGGCGATCGGGTTGCGGGTGCCGAGCACGTTGGAGACGCAGGTCAGCGAGACGACCTTCGTCCGCTCGTTGATCAGGGATTCGCGTTCGGCCTTCTCGAGGTCGAGCCGTCCGTCGTCCGTGATGTCGAACCAGCGCAGCGTCGCCCCCGTGCGCTCACAGACGAGCTGCCAGGGCACGATGTTGGAGTGGTGCTCCATGACGGAGATGACGACCTCGTCGCCCGGGCCGAGCCGCGAGGCGAGGGTGTTGGCCGCCAGGTTCAGCGCCTCGGAGGCGTTCTTGGTGAACACGATCTCCTCGGGCCGGGCCGCCTTCACGAAGCCCGCGACCTTGCCGCGCGCCCCCTCGAACGCCTCGGTCGCCTCCGCGCCGAGC harbors:
- a CDS encoding response regulator transcription factor; its protein translation is MAQIIRVLLAEDDPLAQRAVAAYLSRTRDIELVATAADGVAAVQQATRLRPDVAIVDINMPKLSGIEVTRRITVEPVDSKVVCFTALGDDLTLSRALAAGASGFLLKTDSPGLIQHGIRAAFNGDALVSPQLVTGLLRAHLQVHSEPPPDLSPADLRLLGLLGQGLSNAEIGEKMFLATSTVKSYVSRLLTRLDLRNRTALAARAHEWGLVHEG
- the sufU gene encoding Fe-S cluster assembly sulfur transfer protein SufU; its protein translation is MNIDELYQTIILDHYREKHHSGLRDGYDAEVHHVNPSCGDELTLRVHVDGDTITDISYEGEGCSISQASTSVMTDLLIGGSTGHALELHDEFLEMMQSQGRIEPDEDRFEDAIAFAGVSKFPARVKCALLGWSALRDATLQATAKEN
- a CDS encoding sensor histidine kinase; the encoded protein is MTHPTSRPLPQSPYLEVVLAGTALVGVMGVRIFLQSYQPAPHWVADIVLCAVAMLAARRPLAAALTQVGVFAMILAFLPTYVGMGFLGAFVVIFALFRLQVPYRWWMSALVWGFGLCVFARVTRSVGETLSSALLMLVLLLLSIGGAVVWRRMALAAEQTRELSARRMSALRVALARDLHDTVAQTLSHAAMRAYLASDDDSLSPQARQDLDAIAEECTNSARDLRQLLTALREFEGETVETGDTPSDAVELEASIERQRERLLTAGLDPDIALDLADLSPAQATTLAKITVEAVSNMIKHAPPGSRCAIRLSSDELVATARYSNPSRALTPPQPGTGLIGVHERAGLLGGTSEQTLSDGIWELRVTLPLDYQSGTAERSAQARRS
- the rarD gene encoding EamA family transporter RarD, coding for MRQPGLASGVVAYLLWGLFPLYFLLFARSGAFEVVAHRALWSLVFCLILLTALRRLGDLRDIWRDRRVAAYLAAAGLLIAVNWTTYVYGVSTGRTLDAALGYFINPLAVALLGVIVLRERLRPGQWVALGFGAVAVIVLIVGYGQVPWIALALALSFGTYSLVKKLAGRSVAPLPGLAFETGAVAPIAIGFLGYLAATGGATVEPLSGYGALMATTGIVTAVPLLLFADAARNVSMVTLGMLQYIAPIGQFLLGWLVFHEPMPASRWAGFALVWLAIAAFAVDAVLVGRRNRAAASQERLA
- a CDS encoding alpha/beta fold hydrolase; its protein translation is MPFVTTADDVKLNYSDTGGDGRPIVLIHGWPLSGDAFASNIPVLQDAGYRVVTYDRRGFGTSSKPEGGYDYDTLTDDLETLLEQLDLQGAVVLGFSMGGGEAARIGGRRNPRVAGLIFSGSIAPALCITENNPDAAMPYEEFEKMSKACADDRDGFLSDFITTFYSTPDGGLQVSEGVRDEGLRLARQSGARAAVETILIWATDLRDDCRRIDVPTLVIHGDGDQNVPMAASGERMPQYVDGAELVVIEGAPHGANDSHAAQWNAAILDFMERVDQA
- a CDS encoding IS481 family transposase, whose amino-acid sequence is MPHRNAILTETGRLHLAQLVVDQGWTLRRAAERFGVAVNTARRWAQRYREQGLAGMVDKSSRPKHCPHQLSQRTERRIVGLRVTKRWGPARIAYHLHLNPSTVHKVIRRYGCPPLRWTDPATGARIKTSRAEKRRYEHAAPGDLVHVDIKKLGRIPDGGGHKVLGRAAGTRNKTRTATNRRPGYAYIHNAVDDHSRLAYSEILTDEKKETAAAFWQRANAFFNAAGITVTRVLTDNGACYRSNAFKKALGDDITHKRTRPYRPQTNGKVERFNRIMLEEWAYAQPYTSETQRVAAFDQWLHHYNHHRGHTALKGHPPAARVPNLSGVNS
- a CDS encoding metal-sulfur cluster assembly factor; its protein translation is MYNPDQRPSDLVKDELPDVDTSTQTGPTKIVPTEDEILEAMKDVVDPELMVNVVDLGLLYGAQIDDEANVTLDMTLTSPTCPLTDKIEYDTRYVLDGLANSVTINWVWLPPWTLEMISEDGREQLRAIGYNL